The following are encoded together in the Triticum dicoccoides isolate Atlit2015 ecotype Zavitan chromosome 6B, WEW_v2.0, whole genome shotgun sequence genome:
- the LOC119321915 gene encoding TORTIFOLIA1-like protein 3: MGTAARPRGAPEPLKQRVNRCLLRLSDRDTEAMAAAELDAVARTLAADELAAFVSAVSDARPTDKTPLRRHSLRLLALVAASHPRDAVAPLVPRILAAALRRVRDQDSSVRGALVDAARAAAAASASAAAALGPLADALLHEQDQCAQLAAALATVAAVEASPLTADLASYLHKLQPRLLKLLRSNAFKAKPALIALIGASAAVAGDAEVTASIPCLREAIASDDWAARKAAAEALAAFALEYKDLLMTYKSSCLAYFEARRFDKVKIVRDSMSRMIEAWKEIPDIEEEELSSCTAPASLSQRRSSLAGSVSDGRYPAASLGSNSVQSATRKNRLPTSRSPPPDVSPGVTRKHSPSSIRNKRLSPPSNRKVGQAKNCDHKVDTAITPDATPIKEVTEEKLLKGGNLRSRLETRRTLFQGNEERATKLAGAKAGSRVVPYECGNMEEISEVEGGSERAQSGLKDEGLSEIRSQLLQIEKQQTGLLDLLQKFMGKSENGMNSLETRVHGLEMALDEISRDLAVSSERMSSSEPRVNTCCILSPKFWRRHDGGRNSSRFSASSVPNSSEGSRTSYKWERQKFGVQGGFVTNPLAEPNISSVGRTAVTQEGRRKDLALQKSRVG, translated from the exons ATGGGCACCGCCGCGCGCCCGCGCGGCGCCCCCGAGCCGCTGAAGCAGCGCGTCAACCGCTGCCTCCTCCGGCTCTCGGACCGCGACACtgaggccatggcggcggccgaGCTCGACGCCGTCGCGCGCACCCTGGCCGCGGACGAGCTGGCGGCCTTCGTCTCCGCCGTCTCCGATGCGCGCCCCACCGACAAGACCCCGCTCCGGCGCCACTCGCTGCGCCTCCTCGCGCTCGTCGCCGCGTCGCACCCGCGCGACGCCGTCGCGCCGCTGGTCCCGCGCATCCTCGCCGCGGCGCTCCGCCGCGTCCGCGACCAGGACTCGTCCGTGCGCGGCGCGCTCGTcgacgccgcccgcgccgccgcggccgcgtccgcgtccgccgccgccgcgctcggcCCCCTCGCCGACGCGCTCCTCCACGAGCAGGACCAGTGCGCGCAGCTCGCGGCCGCgctcgccaccgtcgccgccgtcgagGCCTCCCCGCTCACCGCCGACCTCGCCTCCTACCTCCACAAGCTCCAGCCCCGCCTCCTCAAGCTCCTCCGCAGCAATGCCTTCAAGGCCAAGCCCGCCCTCATCGCCCTCATCGGCGCCTCCGCGGCCGTGGCCGGCGACGCCGAAGTGACCGCCTCTATCCCGTGCCTCCGCGAGGCAATCGCCAGCGACGACTGGGCGGCGAGGAAGGCCGCGGCCGAGGCGCTAGCCGCATTCGCCCTAGAATACAAGGATCTTCTCATGACCTACAAATCCTCTTGCCTTGCCTATTTCGAGGCCAGGAGGTTCGACAAG GTCAAGATTGTGCGGGACTCGATGAGCAGGATGATCGAGGCGTGGAAAGAGATACCAGACATCGAAGAGGAAGAATTATCCTCGTGTACGGCGCCGGCGTCACTTTCACAACGAAGATCTTCTCTCGCAG GTAGTGTAAGTGATGGGAGATATCCAGCTGCTTCCTTAGGCTCAAACTCGGTTCAGTCGGCGACGAGGAAGAATAGATTACCTACGAGCAGGTCGCCTCCTCCTGATGTGTCACCCGGTGTCACAAGAAAGCACAGCCCCTCATCCATCAGAAACAAGAGGCTGTCACCGCCTTCAAACCGCAAGGTAGGCCAAGCGAAGAACTGCGACCACAAGGTTGACACTGCAATTACACCTGATGCTACCCCGATCAAAGAGGTGACGGAGGAGAAGCTTCTTAAAGGAGGCAATCTGAGATCTAGGCTGGAAACAAGGAGGACGCTTTTCCAGGGCAATGAAGAGAGGGCAACCAAGTTGGCTGGAGCGAAAGCTGGCTCGCGAGTTGTTCCGTATGAATGTGGTAACATGGAAGAGATTTCTGAGGTTGAAGGTGGTTCAGAGAGGGCTCAGTCAGGTCTCAAAGATGAGGGCTTATCAGAGATAAGGTCACAGCTGCTTCAGATTGAAAAACAGCAGACTGGTTTACTTGACCTTCTCCAG AAATTTATGGGGAAATCTGAGAATGGCATGAATTCTTTGGAGACAAGGGTCCATGGCCTAGAGATGGCATTGGATGAGATATCACGTGACTTGGCCGTTTCTTCTGAAAGGATGTCAAGCAGCGAGCCCCGTGTGAACACCTGTTGCATTCTGAGCCCAAAATTCTGGAGAAGGCATGATGGTGGTAGAAACTCTTCCAGATTCTCTGCCTCCAGTGTTCCAAACAGCTCGGAAGGGAGCAGAACTTCTTACAAGTGGGAAAGGCAGAAGTTTGGAGTTCAGGGTGGATTTGTCACCAACCCGTTAGCTGAGCCAAATATTTCTTCTGTTGGGAGAACTGCAGTTACTCAAGAAGGCAGGAGGAAGGATTTGGCTCTACAGAAGTCAAG